From Streptomyces sp. NBC_00775, one genomic window encodes:
- a CDS encoding permease: protein MDAILHALSLTGSMTWEITWALILGFGLSAIVQAVVRRATVVRLLGDDRPRTLTLAAGLGAASSSCSYAAVALARSLFRQGANFTAAMAFEIASTNLVVELGVILALLMGWQFTLAEFVGGPVMIVLLAVLFRRFLRERLLRQAREQADRGIAGSMEGHAAMDMSVQGEGSFARRLLSGDGFTSVSHVFVMEWAAILRDLVIGLLIAGAIAAWVPDAFWSSLFLDGHPLAAKVIGPLVGPLVAIASFVCSIGNVPLAVVLWKGGISFGGVVAFIFADLLILPILNIYRKYYGPRMTGFLLVTFYTAMVLAGYVVEFVFGGLGLIPDQADAEIPMEGVSWNYTTWLNIVFLLLAATLVWRFVRTGGVAMLRMMGGAPEADHPGHHGHPGHH, encoded by the coding sequence ATGGACGCGATCCTCCACGCACTGTCCCTCACGGGCTCGATGACCTGGGAGATCACCTGGGCGCTGATCCTCGGCTTCGGTCTGTCCGCCATCGTCCAGGCGGTGGTGCGCCGGGCGACGGTCGTACGGCTGCTCGGCGACGACCGGCCACGGACACTCACGCTCGCCGCCGGGCTCGGAGCGGCCTCCTCCTCCTGCTCCTACGCGGCCGTCGCCCTCGCGCGGTCGCTGTTCCGCCAAGGCGCGAACTTCACGGCGGCGATGGCGTTCGAGATCGCCTCGACCAATCTGGTGGTCGAACTCGGAGTGATCCTGGCCCTGTTGATGGGCTGGCAGTTCACACTCGCGGAATTCGTCGGCGGACCCGTCATGATCGTGCTGCTGGCCGTGCTCTTCCGGCGCTTCCTGCGCGAGCGGCTGCTGCGGCAGGCCCGGGAGCAGGCGGACCGCGGGATCGCCGGGTCCATGGAGGGGCATGCGGCGATGGACATGTCGGTCCAGGGCGAAGGGTCATTCGCACGGCGACTGTTGTCGGGCGACGGTTTCACCTCGGTCTCGCATGTCTTCGTCATGGAGTGGGCGGCGATCCTGCGCGACCTGGTGATCGGTCTGCTGATCGCCGGCGCGATCGCGGCCTGGGTGCCCGACGCGTTCTGGAGCTCCCTCTTCCTGGACGGGCATCCGCTCGCCGCGAAGGTGATCGGCCCGCTCGTCGGACCGCTGGTGGCGATCGCCTCGTTCGTGTGTTCCATCGGGAACGTGCCGCTCGCCGTGGTCCTCTGGAAGGGCGGCATCAGCTTCGGCGGCGTCGTCGCGTTCATCTTCGCCGACCTGCTGATCCTGCCGATCCTGAACATCTACCGGAAGTACTACGGGCCACGCATGACCGGCTTCCTGCTCGTCACCTTCTATACGGCGATGGTGCTCGCCGGATACGTCGTGGAGTTCGTCTTCGGCGGCCTCGGGCTCATCCCCGACCAGGCCGACGCGGAGATCCCCATGGAGGGCGTCTCCTGGAACTACACGACCTGGTTGAACATCGTCTTCCTGCTGCTCGCGGCCACCTTGGTGTGGCGGTTCGTGCGGACGGGAGGAGTGGCCATGCTGCGGATGATGGGCGGGGCACCGGAAGCGGACCATCCGGGCCATCACGGCCATCCCGGCCATCACTGA